TAATAGATTGTTAAATATTTCAATCCATTTGCTACTCATCAAAATATTCCTCATCTGAACCATCGACATTTTGATTTTGAAATTTTTTGTGATTTAACTGGTCGATTTTCTGAGACATGTTTACACCATATTCAATCGATTCATCTAGCTTAAAAATCACTTCAGGGGTATGCCTTAGTGATATTTTTTTAGCCATCGCCCGACGAACATATCCTGCTGATTTTTCTAGCCCTTTGATTGTCTCTTCTTTTTCTAACTGTGTCCCTAACACGCTTACATAAACATATGCATAGCTTAAGTCTCTAGTAACATCAACAGACACTACGCTGGTCATTTTAGAAATCCTAGGATCTTTTAGTTCTGTACGTAACAAAGCACTAATAGCTTTTTTATATTCTTCATTTACTCTATTAACACGCGGATAGGACATATGCCTCATCCTTTCTATCATTCATAAAATTTTTACTATGTTTGTTTTAATTCTTTCATGTGGTAGGCTTCAATAATATCATTTTCTTTTATATCATTAAAGTTTTCTATTCCAATTCCGCATTCATAGCCTGTAGCTACTTCTTTTACATCGTCCTTAAATCTCTTTAATGATTGAATTGTTCCATCATGAATGACAATTCCGTCACGAACTAATCTAATCTGTGCATTTCTGAGAATCTTCCCCTCTATTACATAACAACCAGCAACCATACCACTTCCCGGAACCTTAAAGACCACTCTTACCTCTGCTTTACCTAATTCTTCCTCTTTGTAAACAGGGTCTAACATCCCTTTCATAGCTGCTTCAATATCTTCGATGGCATTATAAATAATTCTATAAGGTCTAATATCCACGTCTTCTTTTTTTGCTAAGGCGGTAGCATTTGCTGTTGGTCTGACATTAAATCCAATGATAATCGCATTAGAAGCAGAAGCCAACATGACATCCGTTTCAGTTATTGCACCAACGCCACCATGAATCGTTTTAATGGCAACTTTCTCATTAGTCAACTTGTTTAATGATTGCTTTACAGCTTCAACCGAACCATGCACATCTGCTTTTAAAATAATATTTAACTCTTTCAACTGTCCATCTTGCATTTGTTGATAAAGGGCGTCTAAGGATATCTTTTGACTTGCTTTCAGTTGTTCTTCTTTAATTTTATTCTTTCGATTCTCTACAATTTCACGAGCTATGCGATCATTATCAACAGCGATCATTTGATCTCCAGCATCTGGAACATCAGATAAACCCGTAATTTCAATAGCCGTTGAAGGTTTTGCACTTTTAACATTTTTGCCTTTGTCATTTATCATTGCACGAATACGACCACACGTATTTCCAATAACCACTGAATCTCCAATTTTCAAAGTTCCATTTTGTACTAAAACAGTAGCAACAGCACCTCTACCTTTGTCGAGTTTTGCTTCAACGACAATACCCGTAGCTTTCCTATTTGGGTTAGCCTTCAGTTCTTCCATTTCAGCTACTAAAAGTATCATTTCCAGTAAGCCATCTATGTTATCACCATGAAGTGCAGAAACTGGTACACATATTACATCACCACCATATTCTTCGATAAGAACACCTTGATCAGCTAACTCCTGCTTTACTCTATCTGGATTAGAACCAGGCTTATCAATTTTGTTGATAGCAACAATAATTGGCACTTGAGCAGCTTTTGCATGATTAATAGCTTCCAATGTTTGAGGCATAACCCCATCATCAGCTGCAACCACTAATATAGCTATGTCAGTAACTTTAGCCCCTCTAGCTCTCATAGCCGTAAAAGCTTCATGACCCGGAGTGTCTAAAAAGACAATCCGCTTTTTATCTATTAAAATTTCAGAAGCACCAATATGTTGAGTAATTCCACCTGCTTCTCTCTCGGTAACTTTCGTTTTTCTTATAGCGTCCAGCAAAGAAGTCTTTCCGTGGTCTACATGCCCCATAACCGTGACAACTGGCGGCCTTGGCTTTAGATCTTTCACGTTATCTGCTTCGATAATTACATCAGCAACATCATCTGTAGCCGTTTTTTCCTCTATTTTAAGTAACTCAACTTCATACTCAGCAGCAATATCATGGGCTGAATCAAAGTCTATCTCCTGAT
This genomic interval from Tindallia magadiensis contains the following:
- the rbfA gene encoding 30S ribosome-binding factor RbfA, which translates into the protein MSYPRVNRVNEEYKKAISALLRTELKDPRISKMTSVVSVDVTRDLSYAYVYVSVLGTQLEKEETIKGLEKSAGYVRRAMAKKISLRHTPEVIFKLDESIEYGVNMSQKIDQLNHKKFQNQNVDGSDEEYFDE
- the infB gene encoding translation initiation factor IF-2, encoding MSKMRVYQLAKELNIENKELINKLQDLNIKVNSHMSTIEEEDAALVIELITDENSSESSAGDNVTEMNCEEKKNLTNLNKNDSTELNSKSGVGSSKEKLKKESNSKTSKEDAQKKLDSQKKGSDTIEIGEKIIVKDFAEKLNKNPNEIIMKLIQKGVMAAINQEIDFDSAHDIAAEYEVELLKIEEKTATDDVADVIIEADNVKDLKPRPPVVTVMGHVDHGKTSLLDAIRKTKVTEREAGGITQHIGASEILIDKKRIVFLDTPGHEAFTAMRARGAKVTDIAILVVAADDGVMPQTLEAINHAKAAQVPIIVAINKIDKPGSNPDRVKQELADQGVLIEEYGGDVICVPVSALHGDNIDGLLEMILLVAEMEELKANPNRKATGIVVEAKLDKGRGAVATVLVQNGTLKIGDSVVIGNTCGRIRAMINDKGKNVKSAKPSTAIEITGLSDVPDAGDQMIAVDNDRIAREIVENRKNKIKEEQLKASQKISLDALYQQMQDGQLKELNIILKADVHGSVEAVKQSLNKLTNEKVAIKTIHGGVGAITETDVMLASASNAIIIGFNVRPTANATALAKKEDVDIRPYRIIYNAIEDIEAAMKGMLDPVYKEEELGKAEVRVVFKVPGSGMVAGCYVIEGKILRNAQIRLVRDGIVIHDGTIQSLKRFKDDVKEVATGYECGIGIENFNDIKENDIIEAYHMKELKQT